The Rhodococcus antarcticus DNA segment CTCGACGGTGATGACACCTTCCTTGCCGACCTTGTCCATCGCCTCGGCGATGAGCTCGCCGATGGAGGGGTCGCCGGCCGAGATGCCCGCGGTGGCCGCGATCTGCTCCTTGGTCTCGACCTCCCTGGCGGTCTCCATGAGCTTGGCGGTGACGGCCTCGACGGCCTTCTCGATGCCCTTCTTCAGCGCCATCGGGTTCGCGCCGGCCGCGACGTTGCGCAGCCCCTCGCGCACCAGGGCCTGGGCGAGCACGGTGGCGGTGGTGGTGCCGTCGCCCGCGACGTCGTCGGTCTTCTTGGCGACCTCCTTGACGAGCTCGGCCCCGATCTTCTCCCAGGGGTCCTCGAGCTCGATCTCCTTGGCGATGGAGACACCGTCGTTCGTGATCGTGGGGGCGCCCCACTTCTTCTCCAGGACGACGTTGCGACCCTTGGGTCCCAGCGTCACCTTCACGGCGTCGGCGAGGGTGTTCATGCCCCGCTCGAGGCCACGGCGGGCCTCTTCGTCGAACGCGATCATCTTGGCCATTGCGAAGTGATCCTCCGGATTGGGGGTGACACGTGTGCTGGCCAGGTCCGGTGCCCGCGACGGACGGCCGAGGGGTCACGCACCCCGGCCTCACCGTTCCGACCTGGCACTCACAGGTGGTGAGTGCCAGCTTCATGTCTAGCACTCGCCCCTGTCGAGTGCAACGCGCTCCCCCGTGCGGCGGCAGGGCTCAGAGCAGGAGGAGGAGCAGCGCCACCAGGAGGAGGACGGCCGCTGCGACGACGGCGGGGACCACCCAACGACGACCGGCGACCGGCTCGGCGGTGAACGCCGTGGAGGTGCGCGTGGGCATCGGGTCCCGCAGCCGCATCGACGCGACGTCGGACGGCCCGGCCGGCGGCGGTCCCAGGGGGCGGGGCTGCGGGGGCGCACCCCGGGGGTGCGGACCCGACGACTGCGAGCCCCAGGACGGCTGGCCCGACGGCTGCGGACCCCAGGACGGCTGGCCGGACGCATGGGGGCCCGACGCATGGGGTCCCGGTGGCTGGGGGGCGGGCTGGGGCGCCTGGCGCGCCGGCTCGGGACGCATGAGCTGGACGGGCGGGGCCTGCGGCACCGCTACCGGCCGCGAGGGGCCCGAGGGCTCCGGCGCCACCCACGGCCCGCCCGCCTGCTGGCCCGTCCTCGTCGCGCGGCGCACGGGCGGCTCCTCCGGGCGGGTGGTGCCCGACAGCGCCTGGTGGGCCAGCGTCATGAGCTCCCGGCAGCTGCCCGGGCGCGCGTCGGGCTCGGTGTCCATGCCGCGCCGCACCACGGTGTCGACCCGCGCGGGCAGCACCACCTCGGCGGAGACGGACGGGGCCATGCCCGCGAGGTGACCGTTGATCACCTCGTCCACGGTGCCGGTGAACGGGGCGTGCCCGGTGAGGCAGGCGAAGAGCATGCAGGCCAGGGAGTAGACGTCTGTGCGCGCGTCCACCGAGTCCCCGCGCAGGTGCTCGGGGGCGGCGTAGGTGGGCGAGCCGAGGAAGTCCCCGCCGCGGGTGCGGTGGCCCGCCGTGCCGCGACGGGTCAGGCCGAAGTCCGCGAGGTAGGCGTGCTCCGCGCCGGAGCCCTCCCGGTGGGTGACCAGCACGTTGGCCGGCTTCACGTCGAGGTGCACCAGCTTGCGGCCGTGCAGCACGTCCAGCGCCTCGGCCACCTGGCCCAGCAGCAGCAGCGCACGGCGCGGGGCGAGCGGGCCGTCGGAGAGCAGGCTGGAGAGGTCCGCGCCCTCCACGTAGCGCATGGCCAGGAACAGCATCCCGTCCAGGTCGCCGAAGTCGTAGAGCGGAACGACGTGCGGGTGGTCGATGGCCGAGGTGTTGCGCGCCTCGTCGACGAAGCGCTCGCGGAACTCGGCGTCCCCGGCCAGCGCGTCGGACATGATCTTCAGGGCGACGGAGCGGCCCAGCCGCACGTCGGTGGCGCGGTACATGGTGCTCATCCCGCCGCGGCCGATGACCCCGTCCACGCGGTAGTGGCCGAGGCGTCGCCCGACAAGGTCACCCAACTGCTCCGCCACCCCTGCGACCCTAGCGGCCGGGCGCCGCCGCGGACGCGGTTCGCCGGAGCCGCCCTGGGCAGGGGTGCACCCGGCGGGGCAGGATCGCTGCTCGTGCGCACCGTTGCCGAACACCAGTCCGTCGTCGCCGAGCTCCTCGTCCGCACGGAGGTGGTGGAGCTGGGCCTGGCCGAGGCCGCCGGGCTCGTGCTGGCGCAGGACCTGGTCGCCGCCCGCGCCCTGCCCGCCTTCGACAACTCGGCCATGGACGGGTACGCGGTCCGCGCGGCCGACGTCGCCGGGGCCTCGGTCGAGCACCCCGTGGCGCTGCCCGTGGCGGAGGACGTGCCGGCCGGACGGGTCGACGGCCCCCCGCTCGCACCCGGCACCGCCCACCGCATCATGACCGGCGCCCCGGTGCCCGAGGGCGCGGACGCGGTGGTGCAGGTGGAGGCCACCGACGGGGGCACGGTCACCGTGCTCGTGCACGAGGAGCGGGTGGCCGGCACCCACGTCCGCACCGCGGGGGAGGACGTGGCCGTCGGCGAGACCGTGCTGACCGCGGGCACCGAGCTCGGCGCCGCGCAGCTGGGCCTGGTGGCCGCGCTCGGCGAGCCCACCGTGCGGGTGCACCGGAGGTTGCGGGCCCTGGTGCTCTCCACCGGCAGCGAGCTGGTGGCGGCGGGGCAGCCGCTGGTCCACGGCCAGATCCACGAGTCCAACGGCGTCATGCTCTGCACCGCGCTGCGGGCGGCCGGGGCGGAGGCCGAGCAGCTGCACTTCGTCGCCGACGACGTCGAGGCCTTCCACGCCGCGCTCGCCCCCCGCCTGGAGCACGTGGACCTGGTGCTCACCTCCGGCGGGGTCAGCGCCGGGGCCTACGAGGTGGTGAAGGACGCGCTCACCGGCCAGGGCGTGGAGTTCGCCAAGGTCGCGATGCAGCCGGGCATGCCGCAGGGCGCCGGACGGCTGCGTGGCGTGCCCGTGGTGACCCTGCCGGGCAACCCGGTGAGCTCGCTGGTCAGCTTCGAGGTGTTCCTGCGTCCGGCCGTCCGCGGCGCCATGGGCCACGGGCGGACGCACCGCCGGGTGGTGCGGGCCCGGCTCACCGAGGCGCTGGACTCCCCGCAGGGCCGCCGGCAGTACCGCCGCGGCGTGCTGGACGAGGCCGCAGGCACGGTGCGACCGATCGGTCCGCCCGCCTCGCACTTCCTGCGCTGGCTCGCGGCCTCGGACTGCCTGCTCGACCTCCACGAGGAGACGACGCACCTGGACGCGGGCTCCGAGATCGACGTCTGGGTCCTCGACACCTGAGCCCTGACCTGCGACGACACCTTCGTTCGGTGCTCAGCAGGTCAACTCTCCAAGATCACAACGTGACGTTCGAGGGCACCACGCCCTCATTCCCCCGACCAGGGGGGCACCACGGCGGAAGGAAACACCATGCTCGGACTCGGGATCATCGGTTGGATCATCATCGGCGGGCTCGCCGGCTGGATCGGCAGCAAGATCATGAAGACGGACGCCCAGATGGGCATCATCCTCAACATCGTCGTCGGCATCATCGGCGGCCTGCTGGGCGGCTTCATCCTCAACGCGGTGGGCGTGGACGTGCAGGGTGGCGGGATCATCTTCAGCTTCCTCGTCGCGCTCCTCGGCGCCGTCATCCTGCTGTTCCTGGTCAAGGCCGTCACCGGCCGCAAGGCCTCGCGCTGAGCTCGACCTGAACAGTCTCGACGGGCGGGTCACGTAGGTTGTGACCCGCCCGTCGACCGTCCGACGTGCCCGCCAGCAGAGGAGCCGAGCAGACCGTGGCCCGCCGTCCGAAGCAGCCCGACCCACCCACCGGCGCTGCGCACCTGGTCGGCCTGGTCCGCAGCGTGGTGCCTCCGCTGAACCCCGCGGGCCGCCCCTTCGTGCTGGTGCCGGCCGTCCTCGCCGTGCTGGGACGGCGCTCCCCCGCGCTGCGTCGCACCGCCACCGTGGCGGCCCTCGCCTGCGCCGCCTTCTTCCGCGAGCCCGCCCGGGTCGCCCCGCAGCGCCCCGGCCTGGTGGTCGCCCCCGCCGACGGCGTCGTCGCCCTGCAGGACACGGCTGTGCCGCCCGCCGAGCTGGGCCTCGGCAGCGCACCGGTGCCCCGGGTCAGCGTTTTCCTCTCCGTGCTGGACGTGCACGTGCAGCGCAGCCCCGTCGGCGGCACCGTCTCGCGCGTGGTGCACACGCCAGGGACGTTCCTCAGCGCCGACCTGCCGGCCGCGAGCACCGACAACGAGCGCACCTGCGTGCTGCTGCGCACCGACGACGGCCAGGAGGTCGGCGTCGTCCAGATCGCCGGGCTCATCGCCCGTCGCATCGTCTGCCACCTCGCCGAGGGCGACCGCACCGAGCGCGGAGCCACCTACGGGCTCATCCGCTTCGGCTCGCGGGTGGACACGTACCTGCCGGTGGGCAGCCGGGTGCTGGTGGACGTGGGGCAGCGGATGGTCGGTGCCGAGACCGTCCTGGCCGAGCTGCCGTGAGCGAGACCGGGTCCGAGCGGGGACGGGGGATCAGCCTGCTTCCCAGCGCGGTGACCGTGCTCGCGCTGTGCCTCGGGCTCTCGTCGGTGAAGTTCGCCCTGGACGGCCAGCTCGGCACCAGCTACGCGCTGGTCGCGGCGGCGGCCGTGCTCGACGCGCTGGACGGACGGATCGCCCGGCTGCTCGACGTGTCCAGCCGCATCGGCGCGGAGCTCGACTCCCTCGCCGACGCCATCTCCTTCGGGGTCTCCCCGGCGCTCGTGCTCTACCTGACCGTGCTCGACGGCAGCCGCGCCGGCTGGGTGGTCACCCTGGTGTTCGTGGTGTGCACGGTGCTCCGGCTGGCTCGCTACAACACCCTCATCGAGGACGACTCCAAGCCGCCCTACGCCAGCGAGTTCTTCACCGGCGTCCCGAGCCCGTCGGGTGCGATGCTCGCGCTGGTCCCCATCCCGCTGCAGATGCTGCTGGGCGACGGGTGGTGGAGCTCCGCGCCGGTGGTGGGCATCTGGGTGGTGGCGGTGGCCGCGCTCGTCGTGAGCCGGCTGCCCACCCTGTCGGTGAACAGCATCCGGGTGCCCTCCCGCCTCGCCGCACCGTTCCTGGTGCTGGTCGGAGCCACCATCGCCGGACTCATCGTGTTCCCGGACCTCGTCGTGCTGCTGCTGACCGCCGCGTACCTGGCGCACCT contains these protein-coding regions:
- a CDS encoding phosphatidylserine decarboxylase, which translates into the protein MARRPKQPDPPTGAAHLVGLVRSVVPPLNPAGRPFVLVPAVLAVLGRRSPALRRTATVAALACAAFFREPARVAPQRPGLVVAPADGVVALQDTAVPPAELGLGSAPVPRVSVFLSVLDVHVQRSPVGGTVSRVVHTPGTFLSADLPAASTDNERTCVLLRTDDGQEVGVVQIAGLIARRIVCHLAEGDRTERGATYGLIRFGSRVDTYLPVGSRVLVDVGQRMVGAETVLAELP
- the moeA gene encoding molybdopterin molybdotransferase MoeA; this translates as MRTVAEHQSVVAELLVRTEVVELGLAEAAGLVLAQDLVAARALPAFDNSAMDGYAVRAADVAGASVEHPVALPVAEDVPAGRVDGPPLAPGTAHRIMTGAPVPEGADAVVQVEATDGGTVTVLVHEERVAGTHVRTAGEDVAVGETVLTAGTELGAAQLGLVAALGEPTVRVHRRLRALVLSTGSELVAAGQPLVHGQIHESNGVMLCTALRAAGAEAEQLHFVADDVEAFHAALAPRLEHVDLVLTSGGVSAGAYEVVKDALTGQGVEFAKVAMQPGMPQGAGRLRGVPVVTLPGNPVSSLVSFEVFLRPAVRGAMGHGRTHRRVVRARLTEALDSPQGRRQYRRGVLDEAAGTVRPIGPPASHFLRWLAASDCLLDLHEETTHLDAGSEIDVWVLDT
- the pssA gene encoding CDP-diacylglycerol--serine O-phosphatidyltransferase; translated protein: MSETGSERGRGISLLPSAVTVLALCLGLSSVKFALDGQLGTSYALVAAAAVLDALDGRIARLLDVSSRIGAELDSLADAISFGVSPALVLYLTVLDGSRAGWVVTLVFVVCTVLRLARYNTLIEDDSKPPYASEFFTGVPSPSGAMLALVPIPLQMLLGDGWWSSAPVVGIWVVAVAALVVSRLPTLSVNSIRVPSRLAAPFLVLVGATIAGLIVFPDLVVLLLTAAYLAHLPLATRRWRWLGAHPEVWDVAPAQRKAVRQLSRRRLGLRPPRVRRLAGRRRP
- a CDS encoding GlsB/YeaQ/YmgE family stress response membrane protein; amino-acid sequence: MLGLGIIGWIIIGGLAGWIGSKIMKTDAQMGIILNIVVGIIGGLLGGFILNAVGVDVQGGGIIFSFLVALLGAVILLFLVKAVTGRKASR
- a CDS encoding serine/threonine-protein kinase, producing the protein MAEQLGDLVGRRLGHYRVDGVIGRGGMSTMYRATDVRLGRSVALKIMSDALAGDAEFRERFVDEARNTSAIDHPHVVPLYDFGDLDGMLFLAMRYVEGADLSSLLSDGPLAPRRALLLLGQVAEALDVLHGRKLVHLDVKPANVLVTHREGSGAEHAYLADFGLTRRGTAGHRTRGGDFLGSPTYAAPEHLRGDSVDARTDVYSLACMLFACLTGHAPFTGTVDEVINGHLAGMAPSVSAEVVLPARVDTVVRRGMDTEPDARPGSCRELMTLAHQALSGTTRPEEPPVRRATRTGQQAGGPWVAPEPSGPSRPVAVPQAPPVQLMRPEPARQAPQPAPQPPGPHASGPHASGQPSWGPQPSGQPSWGSQSSGPHPRGAPPQPRPLGPPPAGPSDVASMRLRDPMPTRTSTAFTAEPVAGRRWVVPAVVAAAVLLLVALLLLLL